In Natronococcus occultus SP4, the following proteins share a genomic window:
- the solA gene encoding N-methyl-L-tryptophan oxidase: MSERYDVIVLGVGGVGSAATAHLAARGADVLGLERYDVPHGRGSSHGRSRIFRLAYAEDPAYVPLAKRAAELWADLEDESGRQLFHRTGSVDAGPADGDVVAGSRRACEEHGLAYEALSSAELTDRYPGYRLPEGYEAIYQPDGGFLEPEACTVAHVERAHREGATIRARERVVDWRPTDDGVRVETDHDGYEADRLVVTAGAWTGRFVDVLEPALVPERQVLAWFQPTEPERFERERFPVWNVEVPEGRYYGFPVHDVPGFKLGRYNHREEAVDPDAFEREPTQTDERLLREFAERYFPDGAGPTMGLRTCLFTNTPDDDFVLDTLSEDPRVVVGAGFSGHGFKFASVLGEILADLALEDGTDQPIEPFAIDRF, from the coding sequence ATGAGCGAACGGTACGACGTGATCGTTCTCGGGGTCGGCGGAGTTGGTAGCGCCGCGACCGCTCACCTCGCGGCTCGCGGCGCCGACGTACTGGGTCTCGAACGCTACGACGTTCCCCATGGCCGGGGCTCCTCGCACGGCCGCTCCAGGATATTTCGGCTCGCCTACGCCGAGGACCCGGCCTACGTCCCGCTCGCGAAACGCGCCGCCGAGCTGTGGGCCGACCTCGAGGACGAGAGCGGTCGTCAGCTGTTTCACCGCACGGGGTCGGTCGACGCCGGACCTGCGGACGGCGACGTCGTGGCGGGGTCGCGACGGGCCTGCGAGGAACACGGGCTCGCCTACGAGGCGCTCTCGAGCGCCGAGCTGACCGACCGCTACCCCGGCTACCGGCTCCCGGAGGGGTACGAGGCGATCTACCAGCCCGACGGAGGGTTCCTCGAGCCCGAGGCCTGTACCGTCGCCCACGTCGAGCGCGCCCACCGCGAGGGGGCGACGATCCGCGCCCGCGAGCGGGTCGTCGACTGGCGGCCGACCGACGACGGCGTCCGCGTCGAGACCGACCACGACGGCTACGAGGCCGACCGGCTCGTCGTCACCGCGGGCGCCTGGACCGGACGGTTCGTCGACGTCCTCGAGCCGGCCCTGGTCCCCGAGCGACAGGTGCTGGCGTGGTTCCAGCCGACCGAACCCGAACGGTTCGAGCGCGAGCGATTTCCCGTCTGGAACGTCGAGGTTCCGGAGGGGCGCTACTACGGGTTCCCAGTCCACGACGTTCCGGGGTTCAAGCTCGGACGGTACAATCACCGCGAGGAGGCCGTCGATCCCGACGCCTTCGAGCGCGAGCCGACCCAGACCGACGAGCGGCTCCTCCGGGAGTTCGCCGAGCGGTACTTCCCCGACGGCGCGGGGCCGACGATGGGACTGCGGACCTGCCTCTTTACCAACACCCCCGACGACGACTTCGTTCTCGATACGCTCTCCGAGGACCCGCGGGTCGTCGTCGGCGCCGGGTTCTCCGGCCACGGCTTCAAGTTCGCCAGCGTCCTCGGCGAGATCCTCGCCGACCTCGCGCTTGAGGACGGAACCGACCAGCCGATCGAGCCGTTCGCGATCGACAGGTTCTGA
- a CDS encoding IS200/IS605 family transposase encodes MKRTNMFTVRPLSDSGEQLLRDLLDASAALWNQTNYERLMRYNDEDGYGGEDVWDADTGQLEGRYKGVLGASTAQQVIRKNSEAWRGFFRLKEQYYDDSDTSVTEHPEPPGFRGNEDDGRQLKTVIRNTSYTVEWGDRSRLEILVGSELKDRYDHTGRLRLEIAGDPNWPDYEKQGRLDLWYDEIDDTFRASQPVTVSDDAWDTPLASEKAALDIGANNLVACTTTTGQQYLYEGRDLFQRFRDTTRHIAELQSKLGDGRYSSERIRRRYRKRTRRRDHAQEALCRDLLDRLYAEGVDTVYIGRLTDVLETHWSVETNAKTHNFWAFRQFTERLACTAEEYGISVEVRSEAWTSQECPQCGSTDRTTRHQDTLICPCGFEGHADLTASETFLERQTDQAVRPMARPVRFEWDDHDWSELPRSHRPKNQRTDPSTVHFDGNVASRGS; translated from the coding sequence ATGAAGCGTACCAACATGTTCACCGTGCGACCGCTCTCCGATAGCGGAGAGCAGCTGCTCCGGGACCTGTTGGACGCTTCTGCCGCTCTCTGGAACCAAACCAACTACGAACGCCTCATGCGGTACAACGACGAGGACGGGTATGGCGGCGAGGACGTATGGGACGCCGATACAGGCCAACTTGAAGGCAGGTACAAAGGCGTTCTCGGTGCGTCTACCGCCCAACAGGTGATTCGGAAGAACTCAGAAGCGTGGCGAGGCTTCTTCCGACTCAAAGAGCAGTACTACGATGATTCGGATACGTCGGTCACTGAACACCCCGAGCCGCCGGGCTTCCGTGGCAACGAAGACGACGGGCGGCAACTCAAGACCGTCATTCGCAACACCTCGTACACCGTCGAGTGGGGCGACCGTTCCCGGCTTGAGATACTGGTCGGAAGTGAATTGAAAGACAGATACGACCACACCGGGCGTCTCCGGCTGGAAATCGCTGGTGACCCGAACTGGCCTGACTACGAGAAACAGGGTCGGTTGGACTTGTGGTACGACGAGATTGACGACACGTTCAGAGCTTCGCAACCCGTGACTGTTTCTGACGATGCATGGGACACTCCACTGGCTTCCGAAAAAGCCGCTCTGGACATCGGTGCGAACAATCTCGTCGCCTGTACCACCACGACCGGTCAGCAATATCTGTATGAGGGCCGCGACCTGTTCCAGCGATTCCGCGACACTACACGCCACATTGCCGAGTTGCAGTCGAAACTCGGAGATGGCCGATACAGTAGCGAACGTATTCGGCGACGGTATCGGAAACGGACCCGTCGCCGCGACCACGCACAAGAGGCGTTGTGTCGTGATCTGCTAGACCGACTGTACGCCGAAGGCGTTGATACCGTGTATATCGGCAGGTTAACCGACGTGCTGGAGACACACTGGTCGGTTGAAACCAACGCCAAGACACACAACTTCTGGGCGTTCAGGCAGTTTACCGAACGACTGGCGTGTACAGCCGAGGAATATGGAATCTCGGTTGAGGTTCGGTCGGAAGCATGGACCAGTCAAGAATGCCCGCAGTGTGGGTCCACAGACCGAACGACGCGCCACCAGGACACACTCATCTGTCCGTGTGGGTTCGAGGGCCACGCCGACCTCACGGCGTCAGAGACGTTTTTGGAGCGGCAGACAGATCAAGCAGTCAGGCCGATGGCACGGCCCGTGCGGTTCGAGTGGGACGACCATGACTGGTCGGAGTTACCACGCTCTCATCGTCCCAAAAATCAGCGCACAGACCCGAGTACCGTCCACTTCGACGGGAATGTTGCCTCTAGAGGCTCTTAG
- a CDS encoding amidase: MSGASTRLSAAGIARRVRDGELSPVAVVEDHIERIRKRNGRTNAFVTVAEESAREAAREAERAIEDGEPLGPLHGVPVAVKDIDGVAGVETTYGSLLFEDRPADADAAYVDRLKAAGAIVVGKTNTPEFGVGTTTTNRVAGPTSTPFDLERTAGGSSGGAGAALADCLVPLAPGSDTGGSIRIPASACGAYGHKPTYGLVPNVDRPNAFASHTPFYHVGPMTRTVEDAARSLSAMAGPHRDDPHSVPATDDYLAAVDRPIDDLRIAYSPDLGVYPLEPAVRETIDDAVRALERAGATVEEVDPDLGHDREEILDAFYAMATVRWQAMLDDLEAVGYDPRGEDRDRLHDAFVETVVDATSPTVRKLTQADVVRSRIFDGLQDCFEEYDLIASATLATTPFPHGEPPATIDGADVSPRRGWVLTQPYNLTGHPAASVPAGFVDGLPVGLQLAGARFGDADVLAASAALERRRPWRDRYPA; the protein is encoded by the coding sequence ATGAGCGGAGCGAGCACGCGACTGTCCGCGGCCGGGATCGCGAGACGCGTCAGGGACGGCGAGCTCTCTCCCGTCGCGGTCGTCGAGGACCACATCGAGCGCATCCGCAAGCGAAACGGGCGGACGAACGCGTTCGTCACCGTCGCCGAGGAATCGGCACGCGAAGCGGCCCGCGAGGCCGAGCGCGCGATCGAGGACGGCGAGCCCCTGGGGCCGCTCCACGGCGTTCCCGTCGCTGTCAAGGACATCGACGGCGTCGCGGGCGTCGAAACGACGTACGGATCGCTGCTGTTCGAAGATCGGCCCGCCGATGCCGACGCGGCGTACGTCGACCGTCTGAAGGCCGCAGGTGCGATCGTCGTGGGCAAGACCAACACCCCCGAGTTCGGCGTCGGGACGACGACAACCAACCGCGTCGCGGGTCCGACGAGCACGCCGTTTGATCTCGAGCGCACCGCCGGCGGCTCCTCGGGCGGGGCCGGGGCGGCGCTGGCCGACTGCCTCGTCCCGCTCGCGCCGGGGTCAGACACCGGCGGCTCGATTCGCATCCCGGCCAGTGCCTGTGGCGCCTACGGACACAAACCCACGTACGGGCTGGTGCCGAACGTCGATCGTCCCAACGCCTTCGCGAGCCACACACCGTTCTACCACGTCGGCCCGATGACCCGCACCGTCGAGGACGCCGCGCGCTCGCTTTCGGCGATGGCCGGCCCCCACCGCGACGACCCGCACTCCGTGCCCGCGACCGACGACTACCTCGCGGCCGTCGACCGACCGATCGACGACCTGCGGATCGCCTACAGCCCGGACCTGGGTGTCTACCCGCTCGAGCCCGCGGTCCGGGAGACGATCGACGACGCCGTCCGCGCCCTCGAGCGAGCCGGCGCGACGGTCGAGGAGGTCGACCCTGACCTGGGTCACGACCGCGAGGAGATCCTCGACGCGTTTTACGCGATGGCGACCGTTCGGTGGCAGGCGATGCTCGACGATCTCGAGGCGGTCGGGTACGATCCGCGTGGCGAGGATCGCGATCGACTGCACGACGCGTTCGTCGAGACGGTCGTGGACGCGACGTCGCCGACCGTCCGGAAACTCACGCAAGCCGACGTCGTCCGCTCGCGGATCTTCGACGGCCTGCAGGACTGCTTCGAGGAGTACGACCTGATCGCGTCGGCGACGCTCGCCACGACCCCGTTTCCCCACGGCGAGCCACCGGCGACGATCGACGGCGCCGACGTCAGTCCGCGACGGGGCTGGGTGCTCACCCAGCCGTACAACCTCACCGGTCACCCCGCAGCCTCGGTCCCCGCAGGGTTCGTCGACGGGCTCCCCGTCGGGCTCCAGCTCGCCGGGGCGCGGTTCGGCGACGCCGACGTCCTCGCGGCCAGCGCCGCCCTCGAGCGACGGCGGCCGTGGCGCGATCGGTATCCGGCGTGA